The genomic region TCATCGCGACATTAAACCTAGTAATATCATTCGCCGACACTCTGACGGTAAGCTTTTTTTGATTGACTTTGGTGCGGTAAAAGAAGTAAGCAACCAAGTATTAGACCAAGAGGGACAAAGTAGCTTGACAATTGGAATCGGTACCCAAGGCTATGCCCCCATTGAACAATGTGCTGGACGTGTGAAATTTAGCAGTGACATCTATGCGTTGGGAATGACAGCAATTAGAGCTTTAACAGGATTATCTCCTCATGAATTACAGTTCGATGCAGATACCGGAGAAATACTGTGGATGCACAAAACCCAAGTAAGTCACGAGTTTGCCACAGTTTTGTGTAAAATGGTGCGCCATGATTTTACTCAACGCTATCAATCTGCTTTAGAGGCTTTGTCTGCGCTTGAGCAATTAGTAAGTTGGCACACTAGCACTTTAGAAATAAAAGATAACTCACCTGTCGAAAATTCTGATACTCCCACAACTCCCTGGAGTATGGCATCAACAGAAATCTCCGATCCAAGTTCTACTATTGTTTTGCCACCGCAGTAGTTTGGAGTAGTTTATTTGCTCTACTGTCGGTAGCATTTATTTTGCTAGCGCAGGAAGAATCTTTGCCAGCGATACGAAATAGCCGATGATCGCAGTTCTGACTCCGGTCGTAAATCTGTTGGTAAATTCACATCATTTCCTACAGGTTCTACAGGGTTCGGTTCATTGATAGGTAAAGGACTAACGTCATCTAATAATGGCGGAGTCGTCTCAGTGTCCGTTGGTGGTATGGTGTCAACCGGATCTGTCGGTGGCGTGGTGTCCGTTGGCGGTGTGGTGTCAACCGGATCTGTTGGCGACGTGGTGTCCGTTGGTGGCGTGGTGTCAGCCGGATCTGTTGGTGGCGTATTGTCCGTTGGCGGTATGGTGTCAACCGGATCTGTTGGTGGCGTGGTGTCAACCGGATCTGTTGGCGGCGTATTGTCCGTTGGCGGTATGGTGTCAGCCGGATCTGTTGGTGGCGTGGTGTCAACCGGATCTGTTGGCGGCGTATTGTCCGTTGGTGGTATGGTGTCAACCGGATCTGTTGGTGGCGTGGTGGTGATACTGCACCAGTAACCCCACCGTTAGAAAATAACACGCCAATCACACCGCCTAGTAATACCACCACGCCACCAACAGATCCGGCTGACACCATACCACCAACGGACACCACGCCACCAACAGATCCGGCTGACACCATACCACCAACGGACACCACGCCACCAACAGATCCGGCTGACACCATACCACCAACGGACTCATCAATTTCCTCTCTAGACCCATTGCCAGGAAGTTGCTGATTACCGCTGTTTGCTCCACTTGGAGGATTCTCTGTATTAGTTGAGTTGTTCCCACTTGGATTCCCAGTGGGCGATGGTGTTGTTGAAGTATTGTTACCTTGATTTTGTTGAGTTGGTGTTGTTGAAGTATTGTTGCCTTGGTTTTGTTGAGATTCTTGTACTGAATTACCAGGAGACCGAACAAAAGGTGGATTTTCAACTACTCCTTCGCCTCTAACTGGTGGCTTTGTAGCAGCAGCAGCCGCAGTTTCTGCTTGTACACTAGAGAGTGCCGGATCAGCTGAAGGATTAGGATTTGGTCGATTCAGATTAAGCTGCTGTACCAAATCGCTCGTTTGGTAAAAAGTATTGAGGTCAAACTCGTATAACTGCTCAATTGTGTCATTGACAACAACCGCCATTTGCCCAGCTTCGAGAACTTCGCTTTGAGAAGCGCTTTGATTAAAAACTTCAATATTACTATCTGTTAAAGCCCCAACAATTGTTGTGTCTGTTTCGGGTATATAACGTACAAATAATGCTGACCCTCTAATTGCAGCAGCTGCATTTGGCGTTCGGATGTCTGTGACTCCTCTGCCAGGAGGAATGAGTAATAGTACTGTTCCGTTTGATAACCTGAATCTACGTGTCTGTGCAATGAAGCGGAATATGGCTTGTTCTCCTATCCTTGCCAGGGAACCGTCATTAAAACGTAGTTCTGCTAAGGAAGAACGACCTGTAGACAAAGCATCTCCAGGCTGCATGGCATCTGACAATCGGGCTGGACGTGGTGTGCGATTTTGTGGAAGTAGACGCACTAGATTACGTATGTTTTGCACTACGGCTCGTGTCAGAGCAGTTTCAGCATTAGCCTTCTTAGCTATTGGCAGCGTCATGCTCCAAAAAACAAAGGTAAGGATGAGGACGAACTTGCGAGACATGGCTTTTAGTGCCTAAAAAGGGTGAACAAGTGCCAAAGCAATCAGACGCAGTTTCTGATTTCCAAGTTTCATCATGTCAAATTACATAGTTACAGAAGCTGTCAACAAATAGCAAATTCTCAAGCATTAAATTGGCATCTACTCATTTTAATCAGCGATCTATTACACTTCACTCTCCTAGTAAGAATCAGGAACATTTTTTCTAACTGAGTACGTCTTGAAGCAGCTAATGTTACGCCTCGCTCGCAATATTTTTGGGGTTGGAAAATAGAACTCTAATATGTAAATTTTTGTAATTATTTGACCGCTAGTGAAATATATGTATAATTATATACTGTGAATAAACTGATTTATAGAGCTACTATTACAGTGTGGCAGCCTGAAAAACTGTCTGGTTTACCTTATATCTTATGCTGGCAAAAATTACTGCGAGTCGGTTGTGATAATCCATCAGTCTTGTCACTCTTCACTGCTAGTACCATTAGCCTGTTGTTGCTCAATTCTAGTATAGTTGTTGCAGCCCCTCAAAATGATTGTCAAATAAATTACTCGAAAACTACAGGAATATCCTCAACAAACCGAGAAAAGGTAAATAACTCTTCATGTGTTTCTACAACAGATTCGTTAGAGAATCCAGAAAAGACTTTCATTTCCTCCGAGTGTCCAATCTCTGATAATCACAAAGTAAAATTGCCAGAATTGGCTGTACCGATTCATTTTCGAAATGAACTTGCTGGAAGACAGGACAATATAGCATTAATAGAGAACTTGAATACTCCAGTAAAAACAACATTAGAGCACCCAACCGCATTTAATTCAAGTCCTGCGG from Chroogloeocystis siderophila 5.2 s.c.1 harbors:
- a CDS encoding FecR family protein encodes the protein MTLPIAKKANAETALTRAVVQNIRNLVRLLPQNRTPRPARLSDAMQPGDALSTGRSSLAELRFNDGSLARIGEQAIFRFIAQTRRFRLSNGTVLLLIPPGRGVTDIRTPNAAAAIRGSALFVRYIPETDTTIVGALTDSNIEVFNQSASQSEVLEAGQMAVVVNDTIEQLYEFDLNTFYQTSDLVQQLNLNRPNPNPSADPALSSVQAETAAAAATKPPVRGEGVVENPPFVRSPGNSVQESQQNQGNNTSTTPTQQNQGNNTSTTPSPTGNPSGNNSTNTENPPSGANSGNQQLPGNGSREEIDESVGGMVSAGSVGGVVSVGGMVSAGSVGGVVSVGGMVSAGSVGGVVVLLGGVIGVLFSNGGVTGAVSPPRHQQIRLTPYHQRTIRRQQIRLTPRHQQIRLTPYRQRTIRRQQIRLTPRHQQIRLTPYRQRTIRHQQIRLTPRHQRTPRRQQIRLTPHRQRTPRHRQIRLTPYHQRTLRRLRHY